Part of the Streptomyces sp. NBC_00457 genome, CCGTTCTTCCCCCGTTCGCTCGCCGAGTTCTCGCGCTTCTTCGACGGCCTGGAGCTGCTGGGCCCCGGTGTGATCCCGGTGACGGGCTGGCGGCCGGAGCCGGAGGACGTGGCGGTCCAGGCCGAGGGCATCGTGCCGGTGTACGCGGGAGTCGCCCGTAAGGCCTGACCCGTACGGGCGCCGTGAACAGGTGCGCTCCCCTGCTCGCCCCTAGGTTTGATGGCGGGGCAAGCAAGGGAGCGCACGTGACCGACACGCAGATGCCGCCCGCCGAGCCGGCCGCGTTCCTGCTGCGCACCGGCCGGTTCTTCCGCTCCGGCACGCCCTCCCCCGACCTGCACGGCACCGCTCTGACCGGCGACCGGGAGGCGGACGCCGTCGAGCCCTGCGGCTGCCCGCGGGACGCCGCCTTCTCCCGGTCCGCCTACCCTCCCACCCGGGTGCGCTACCCGTACGTCCGCGGTGTGCTCCTGCGGATGTACCGGGAGGCGAAGGAACGCCTGCGGGACCCCGTCCTCGCCTGGGCCGACATCCAGCGGGACCCTGCGCGCCGCCGCCGCTACCAGCGGGCCCGCGGCACGGGCGGCCTGGTCCGCGCCGGCTGGGACGAGGCGGTCGAGATCGTCGCCGCCGCGCATGTCCACACCATCAAGGCGTACGGCCCCGACCGCATCGCCGGCTTCTCGCCCGTCCCGGCGATGTCGATGGTGTCGCACGCGGCGGGCGCCCGCTTCCACGCGCTGATCGGCGCCCCGATGCTGTCGTACGCGGACGTGCCTGTCGCCTCGCCGCAGGTCTTCGGCGACCGGACGGACGTACCGGAGTCGGGCGACTGGTGGGACGCCGCGTATCTGATGATGTGGGGCTCCGACGTCCCGGTGACCCGCACACCCGACGCGCACCGGATGGCGGAGGCCCGCTACCGCGGCCAGAAGGTCGTGGTCGTCGCCCCCGACGACGCGAACAACGCGGACCACGCGAGGTTCGCCGACGAGTGGCTGCATCCGCACCCCGGCACGGACGGCGCCCTCGCGCTCGCCATGGGCCACGTCATCCTCAGGGAGTTCTTCGTCGACCGCGAGACGCCGTTCTTCGCGGACTACGTACGGAAGTTCACCGACCTGCCCTTCCTGGTGACCCTGACCGAACGGGACGGCGCCTACGTCCCGGGGAAGTTCCTGCGCGCCACCGATCTGGGGCACAAGGGCGAGGGTGCGCAGTGGAAGACGGTCGTGCTGGACGCGGCGAGCGGACGGGCCGTCGTCCCGAACGGCTCGCTCGGCTTCCGCTGGACCGACTCGGACAAGGGCAACTGGAATCTCGAACTCGGCTCGATCGAACCGCAGTTGAGCCTGTACGGCCATCAGGCGGCCGGAGGCGTGGCGGTGCTGCTCCCGCGCTTCGACACCGAGGGCGGCGAGCACGGTCAGGGGCGGGGGGACGTCCTGCGGCGGGGAGTCCCGGCGACCCGGCTCGGCGGCGCCGAGGGCCCCCTGGTCACCACGGTCTTCGACCTGCTCCTCGCCCAGTACGGCATCTTCCGCCACGGCCTGCCCGGCCGCTGGCCCGCCTCCTACGAGGACGCCGGCACGCCCTGCACGCCCGCCTGGCAGGAGGCGCACACATCCGTTCCGGCGGCCAAGTGCGTGAAGATCGCCCGGGAGTTCGCGCGGACGGCCGAGCGGTCCAAGGGCCGCTGCATGATCCTGACGGGCGCGGGGACGAACCACTGGTTCCACTCCGAGACGATCCACCGCGCCTTCCTCGCCCTTCTCCAGCTCACCGGCTGCCAGGGCCGCAACGGCGGCGGCTGGGCACACTACGCGGGCCAGGAGAAGTGCTGTCCGGTGACCGGTTGGACGACGCCGGCCGCCGCCTCCGACTGGTCGGGTCCGGCGCGCCAGATGAGCGGCACCGCGTACTGGTTCCTCCACACCGACCAGTGGCGCTACGACCGGTTCACCGCCGACGTGCTCGCCTCGCCGCTGGGTGAGGGCCGGTTCGCGGGGATGACGGGCGCGGACTGCCTTGCCCTGTCGGTGCGTTCGGGGTGGATGCCGTCGTATCCGACCTTCGACCGCAATCCGCTGGAGCTGGGCGGGGCGTTCGGCGATCCGGTGTCGCGGGTGGTGGCCGAACTCCGCGCCGGGACCCTGAAGTTCGCGTGCGAGGACCCGGACGCGCCGGAGAACTGGCCGCGCGTGCTGACGCTGTGGCGGGCCGATCCGCTGGGCTCGTCGGCGACGGGTGCCGAGTACTTCACCAGGCATCTGCTGGGCACGCAGTCGTCGCTGAGCGCGCGGGAGGCCGAGCCCGGCGAGCGCCCGCGGGATGTGACCTGGCGGGACGAGGCGCCCGAGGGCAAGCTCGATCTGCTGCTGTCGCTGGACTTCCGGCAGACCTCGTCGACGCTGCTGTCGGACGTCGTCCTGCCCGCCGCGACCGACTTCGACACGTTCAAGGCGCTGGCAGAGAGGCTGAGCGAGCTGGCCGTCGGCCATCTCGGGGTGCGCAAGGACCTGGTCGCGTCGCCGCTCCAGCACGACACGCCGGGCGAGATCGCCCAGCCGGGAGGGGTGGTGAGGGACTGGAAGCGCGGGGAGTGCGACCCCGTGCCCGGGAGGACGATGCCCCACCTGACCGTGGTGGAGCGTGACTACACGGCGATCGGCGAGAAGTTCACCGCCCCGACCGAAGAGGTCGAGGATCTACGGCAGTTGAACGGCACGGCGTACGACGGCCGCCCCTCCCACCTCAAGCCCTGGCACACCATCACCGGGCGCCAGCACTTCTTCCTGGACCACGACTGGATCCATGAGCTGGGCGAGGCGCTCCCGGTGTACCGGCCTCCCCTGGACATGAACCGGCTCGTCGGCGAACCCCGCGTCGGGCCGGACGGCCAACGCGAGGTGACGGTCCGTTACCTCACCCCGCACGACAAGTGGTCCCTCCACTCCGAGTACCAGGACCACCTCTTCATGCTGGCGCTCTCCCATGGCGACCGGCACATCTGGATGTCTCCGCAGGACGCGGACGCGATCGGCGTCAAGGACGACGACTGGATCGAGACGGTCGACAGCGACGGCGTCGTCGTCGCCCGCGCCGTCGTCTCGCACCGCATCCCGCACGGCACCGTCTACACGCATCACGCGCAGGAACGCACAGTGGGCGTACCGAAGACGGAGCCGACCCGGCTGCTCCTCAAGCCGTCCCACCTGGTCGGCGGCTACGCCCAGCTCTCCTGGGCGTTCGACTGCCTGGGCCCCACGGGCGACCAGCGCGACGAGGTGACGGTGCTCCGCCGCCGCAGCCAGGGGGTCGAGTCCTGATGCGCCCCATGGCCCAGATCGCGATGGTGATGAACCTCGACAAGTGCATCGGCTGCCACACCTGCTCGGTGACCTGCAAACAGGCGTGGACCGACCGCCAGGGCATGGAGCACATCTGGTTCAACAACGTCGAGACCCGCCCCGGCCAGGGCTATCCGCGCCGCTACGAGGACCAGGAGACGTGGCAGGGCGGCTGGCGGCTGAACCGGCGCGGTGCGCTGAAGCTGAAGGCGGGCGGCCGTTTCAAGAGGCTCGCGGGCAGCATCTCCCAGCCGGTACTCCCGGAGATCAAGGACTACCACGAGCCCTGGACCTACGACTACGAGAACGATCCGATGGTCGAGCGGGTCCGCCAACAGGCCGCCGACAAGGTGCGTTTCGAGTTCGAGCAGACCTTCATGTTCTATCTGCCGCGCATCTGCGAGCACTGCCTCAACCCGTCCTGTGTGGCCGCCTGTCCGTCCGGCGCGATGTACAAGCGGGAGGAGGACGGCATCGTCCTCGTCGACCAGGACCGCTGCCGGGGCCGGCGGATGTGCGTGACGGGATGCCCGTACAAGAAGGTCTACTTCAACCACCGCACCGGCAAGGCCGAGAAGTGCACGCTGTGCTCTCCGCGCCTCGAGGTGGGGCTGCCGACGGTCTGCTCGGAGACGTGCGTGGGGCGGCTCCGCTATCTCGGGGTGGTGCTGTACGACGCGGACAGGGTGACGGCCGCGGCTTCCGTGCCCGACGAACAGGAGCTGTACGCGGCGCAGTTGGGCGTCTTCCTCGACCCGGAGGATCCCGGGGTGCGGCGGGCCTGTGCGGGGGCGGGGATCCCGTACGACTGGGTGGAGGCGGCCCGGCGGTCGCCCGTGCACGCGCTGATCAGCAGGTACCGGGTGGCGCTTCCGCTGCATCCCGAGTACCGCACCATGCCGATGGTCTGGTACATCCCGCCGCTGTCGCCGGTGGTCGAGGCGCTGACGGAGACCGGGCACGACGGCGAGGACGCGCGGAACCTGTTCGGCGCGATCGACACCCTGCGCATTCCGCTGGAGTATCTGGCGGAGCTCTTCACCGCGGGCGATGTCGCCCCGGTCCGGGCGTCGTTGGAGAAGCTCGCCGCGATGCGCTCCCACATGCGCGCCATCAACCTCGGCGAGGAGCCCGATCCGTCGGTAGCGCGCGCCGTCGGCATGCGGGCCGACGAGATCGAGGAGATGTACCGGCTGCTGGCGATCGCCGAGTACGAGGACCGGTATGTGATCCCGACGGCGGGTGTCTCAGACGCGCGACGGCTGGAGGAGTCGGCGCTCCCGGGCGGGTGCAGCCTCGACCACGACGGCGGGCCCGGCATGGGCGGCGACGGGCCGTTCGGCCGGGACTCCGGGGGCCGTATCCATCTGCCGCTCGTGTCCGTGGAAAAGGAGGAGGAGACCTGATGCCCACGTTCGAGGTGCTCTACCAGGCGGCGGCGCTCTGTCTCACCTACCCCGACGACGAGTTCCGCGCCCGGCTTCCGCTGCTGCGCGAAGCCGCCCCGCAGCTACGGGAGTTCACCGACCACGCCGCGGTGACCGACCCGCAGCAGCTGGCCGCGCACTACGTCCAGGTCTTCGACTTCGACAACCGCCACAGCCTGTACCTGAGCTGGTGGCACGACGGCGACACCCGGCGCCGGGGCATGTCCCTGGTCCGCTTCAAGGAGCTCTACCGCGCCCACGGCCTGGAGTTCACCGGCGAGGAACTGCCGGACTTCCTGCCCGCGGTCCTGGAGTTCGCCTCCCGCACCGGCAACACCGACCTCCTCACCGACCACCGCACCGCCCTGCAACAACTCCGTTCCCACCTCACCGACTTCGGCACCCCGTACGCCTGCGTCCTGGACGCGGTGTGCGCGACGCTGGACTGACGCGCCCCGAAGGGGCGCGGGGCTGTGTCAATTTGCGGCTCCGCCGCGTGGGCGCGACCAGCCACAACGGCGCCGCAGCCGACCGACGGCCTTCCGCGGAACGCTTACGCCGCGCCACCCTTCTGGTCGTCCCGCTCGTCGTCGACGATCTCCGCGTCCACCACCCCCTCCTCGTCCTGCGGCGAGCCCTGCTGACCGGCGTCCTCCGTCGGTGTCTGCTGGGCCTGGGCGTACATCGCCTGGCCCATCTTCTGGCTGACGGAGGCGAGTTTCTCGACGCCGGTGCGCAGTTCGCTGGTCTCGGCGTCGCGCTCCAGGAGTTCCTTGAGTTCGGTGATCGCGGACTCGACCTCCGACTTCGTGTCGGCGGGGACCTTGTCCTCGTTCTCCCGCAGGAACTTCTCGGTCTGGTAGACGAGTTGCTCGGCCTGGTTGCGGGTCTCCGCGGCCTCACGGCGGTTGCGGTCCTCCTCCGCGTACTGCTCGGCCTCCCGCATCATGCGGTCGATGTCGTCCTTGGGGAGGGCCGAGCCGCCGGTGACGGTCATCTTCTGCTCGCGGCCGGTGGCGAGGTCCTTGGCGGAGACGTGCATGATGCCGTTGGCGTCGATGTCGAACGCGACCTCGATCTGCGGCACCCCGCGCGGGGCGGGCGGCAGTCCGGTGAGGTCGAAGACGCCGAGCTTCTTGTTGTAGGCGGCGATCTCGCGTTCGCCCTGGTAGACCTGGATGCCGACCGAGGGCTGGTTGTCGGTGGCGGTGGTGAAGATCTCCGAACGCCGGGTCGGGATCGTGGTGTTGCGCTCGATGAGCTTGGTCATGATGCCGCCCTTGGTCTCGATGCCCAGGGACAGCGGGGTGACGTCGAGCAGCAGGACGTCCTTGACGTCACCGCGGATGACACCGGCCTGGAGGGCGGCGCCGACCGCGACGACCTCGTCCGGGTTGACGCCCTTGTGCGGGTCCTTGCCGGTGAGTTCCTTGACGAGTTCGGTGACCGCGGGCATCCGGGTCGAGCCGCCGACGAGGATCACATGGTCGACCGCGGAGAGCTTGATGCCGGCGTCCTTGACCGCCTGGTGGAAGGGGGTCTTGCAGCGGTCGAGGAGATCGGCGGTCAGCTCCTGGAACTGGGCGCGGGTCAGCTTCTCGTCGAGGTGGAGCGGCCCCTCGGCGGAGGCGGTGATGTAGGGGAGGTTGATCGTGGTCTCGGTGGACGACGACAGCTCGATCTTGGCCTTCTCGGCGCCCTCGCGCAGCCGTTGCAGCGCCATCTTGTCGTTGCCGAGGTCGATGCCGTACGACCCCTTGAACCGCTTGACCAGGTATTCCACGACCCGCTGGTCCCAGTCGTCGCCGCCGAGGTGCGTGTCGCCGTTGGTGGCCTTGACCTCGATGACGCCGTCGCCGATCTCCAGTAGCGACACGTCGAAGGTGCCGCCGCCGAGGTCGAAGACCAGCACGGTCTGCTCCTCGCCGCGGTCGAGGCCGTAGGCGAGCGCGGCGGCCGTCGGCTCGTTGATGATCCGCAGCACCTTCAGGCCCGCGATCTCCCCGGCCTCCTTGGTCGCCTGCCGCTGGGCGTCGTCGAAGTACGCCGGTACGGTGATCACCGCGTCGGTGACGTCCTCGCCGAGGTAGGACTCCGCGTCCCGCTTCAGCTTCTGCAGGACACGGGCGGACAGCTCCTGGGCCCGGTAGCGGGTGCCGTCGATGTCGCCCTGGTCCGGGAACCGCCAGCTCCCGTCGCCCATGTGCCGCTTCACGGAGCGAGCGGTGCGCTCCACGTTCGTCACGGCCTGCCGTTTGGCCACCTCACCGACGAGCACCTCGCCGTTCTTCGCGAAGGCCACGACCGACGGTGTGGTCCTGGCCCCCTCCGCGTTGGCGACGACGCTGGGTTCGCCGCCCTCCAGGACGGCGACCACCGAGTTCGTGGTCCCGAGATCGATTCCGACCGCACGTGCCATCGCTGTCCCCTTCCGCCAGGGCCGCTCCCGAACTCCAGCACAAAACTTGAGTGCGCTGTTGTCAATGGGACGGGTACCCAGAGAGGCACCGGGTCATTTCCAGAGAGGGGCACAGCAACGCCGCCATGGGGCGCGGGGAACTGCGCGACCAGCCACGACGCAGCCGCAGCCGCAGCCGACAACGAACCGTCCCCGCCCCCAGGCGACCGTCAGGCGAGCTTGGCCGACAGCGTGATCGTCGTCCCCGTGAGCGCCTGACTCACCGGGCACCCCACCTTCGCCTCCTCCGCCGTGGCGACGAACGTGTCGTTGTCGATCCCCGGAACCGTGCCCTCGACGGTGAGGTGGATCCCGGTGATCCCCTCACCCGGCTGGAAGGACACATCCGCCGAGGTGACGAGCTTGGTCGGCGGCGTACCGGCCTTGGCGAGCATGTTCGAGAAGGCCATGGAGAAGCAGCTGGAGTGGGCGGCGGCGATCAGCTCCTCGGGGCTGGTCTTGCCGTTCGCGTCCTGGGCGCGCGAAGCCCACGTGACCGGCTGCTCGCCGATGGCCCCGGAGGAGTCGAAGGTGACGACGCCGTTGCCCTCGAGAAGGTTGCCTTCCCAGACCGTGTGTGCGGAGCGCGTGGTTGCCACGGTTCTTCCTTTCGCATGGGGTCCCGTTGCGGGGTTCCGTGGCCCCATCCGATCACATTCCGGCTCACCGCACGCGAAACACCGGCCCACGTGCGGTGAACGGCAGTCGGGCGCCCTGGGGAATCAGATAGGCGTGCTCACGCCGGACCCGGAGCGTGTCGCAGTCGCCGTCCGTGATCACCAGCATGGGGGCGCCCGGCGGGAAGTCGTCCGCCCGGTGCAGCAGGTCGATCCCGGGCTGGAGGACCGTACCGCCGCGGCCGCGCACCCGCACGCGTCCGGCGATCTCGGTGACCGGCAGGAACCCGGCGTCGTGCGGGGCCGCGTCGCAGAAGACGACGCGTGCGGCCGGTACGTCGCGGGCCTCGGCGTACGAGGCGATGGCACCGAGCGCCTTGCCGAGCAGCGTGCGGTCCATGGAGCCGGAGGTGTCCAGGACGACGCCGAAGGTGCAGCGGGCGATCTCCTCGGGCGGGAAGTAGCGGCCCGCGCGCGGGATGTCGGGGGTGGAGGACTGGCGGCGCGAGGGGCGGGCGTACGACCGTACCGGCTCCGGACGGGGCACGAACTCGTCGAACCAGCGGGCCAGTTGGGCGTCCCAAGGCAGCGGCGGATGGCTCAGTGCGCGGATTTCCTCGACCAGGCCGCCGGGCAGGAAGCCGCGCTCCTGCTGCTGGTGCAGGTCGAGACCCTGGCACAGGCCCCGGCGGTAGAACTCGTCCAGGTCGACATAGTCGCGCGGGCTGCCGAGCGGTCCGCCGAGGATGTCGCCCACGCCCTTGCCGCGCAGGGTGGACAGACGGCGCATCCGGCGCAGGTCGCCGGCGATACGGTCGTAGACCTCCTCGGCGGAGAGGCCCCCCAGGCCGGGGTCGTGGAGCAGTCCGTCGGGCATGGTGCCGATCTGCATCTCGGTCAGCCAGCCGTTGATGACGTAGTCGCAGGCGACGTTGAACAGATACGGGTCGCGGGGGCCGCAGCGGTCGCCGTGGCGCAGGGCGGCGTGCAGCATCTCGTGGGCGAGGACGAACCGCCATTCCTCGTCGTCGAGTTCGCGCAGGGGATTGATGTAGATCTCGGCCGCCTCCGCGTCGACGGCGGCGACGGAGATGCCGTGGGCGCGGGCGAGTTCGGCGTCGGCGACCAGGGTGACGCCGGCCGCGATGCCGCCGAGCAGCGGGTAGGAGGAGACGAACCAGCTCAGGGCACGCTCCCAGGGCTGGAGCCGCGTGGGGCCGCCGCGCATCGAGTCGCGGCGGCCGCCGGCCACGTCCATGGCGGTGGCCACGGTGCGGGTGAGGGCGTGCGCGAAGTCCAGCTGCCAGTTCTTCGGGGTGCCGCCCATCCAGGTGTCCCACGGCACCAGGAGCTGGTCCGGGTCGCCACCGGCCGTGCCGCAGTGCTCGTACGCGCCCGGGATGCCGTCGCGGCGCCAGCGGGCGGCGAGCTGCTCCTCGTCGCCGTCGGGGTAGCCGGGCGGCAGGGCGTCGGGGGTCCGGCCGATGGAGAAGCCGAGCAGGAAGCGGTTGACGACGGCGCAGCGAGCGGCGAGGTCGTACCGGTCGGGCTGGGTACGGCGGCCCTCCTTCGCCGGGACGTGGCCGAAGCCGAGGTGGATGATGCCGTGGGCGATCGCCCAGGCCCAGTCGGCGGGGTCGGCGCGGCGGGTGGGGTGGGCGTGCAGGATCCCGTCGGAGTCGACGCGGACGAGCCCGGAGGCGGGTGCGAGCGGGCAGTCCTCCTTGCGGCAGGTGCTGAACCCGACCGCGGCCAGCGCCCGGTTGGCCCGCACCAGCCGCATACCCTCCGCGAACGCCTCGGCCGCGAGGTCCTTCTTGGCCTGCTTGGCACCGCGGGTACGGCTCACCTCGGCGGCCCCTTCCGCAGCGGCTCCTCGCGCAGCTGCTGCTTGCGCGACGGCCGCTTGCGCGACGGCTGCTTACCGGGCGGCAGTTTGCGCGGCGGCGCAGCACAGGGCCGGCCCACGCCGCGGCCAGCCATCTCCCGCCCCCTCGCACCGCACGTTCCGCTCACTGCCGCGCCTCCACCAGGCGGGGCATGTCGCGGGCCGCTTCGACCAGGAACCAGGCCGGCAGGAGGGGGTTGCCGTCGGTGTCCGGGGCGATGACGCTCTGCGCGACCTCCACCGAGATCTCGGCGAGCTGCACAAGCAGCGACTTGGCGCGGTACGCCATCTGCTGCCCGCTCGCCGACAGGTGCTCCTTGCTGGCCGGCAGCTCCTTGACCAGCCGCCCGCGGAACGACTCGGCGAGGTAGTAGAGCAGGTCGCGGTCCTGCATCCGGTGCGGCCAGCGCGCGTCGCCCTTGATGATCGCCTCGATGCCGTACTGGCTGCGCACGATCTTGACGTAGCCGCAGAAGGCCACGGCGTGCGCGGGCGTCAGCGTGCCGTGCGCGACGATCTTCAGGGTCTCCTCGTCGAGCTCCGCGCCGAAGGAGTGCATCGCGTCGGAGAGCATGTGCCAGGAGCGGGGCGTGGAGAAGGGCTCCTCGGTCTTGGGCGGCTTGGACCACAGGTGGTCGGGCCGGTCGGTGAGGTGGTCCAGGATCCAGGGGTGGATGCCGTTGCCCGCGGCCCAGGCGAGCCAGTCCTTCGCGGAGGCCTCCAGGTGGACGTGGGCGAGGCGGTTGATCAGGGCGGAGGCGATCGGGCGGGCCAGCGCGTTGTCCGTCGCGCGGTTTCCGGCGCCGATGACGATCGAGCCCTTCGGCAGCTCGTAGTTGCCGATACGGCGGTCCAGGATCAGCGAGTAGAACGCCTTCTGCACATCGGGCGTCGCCGCGTTCAGCTCGTCCAGGAACAGGCAGTACGGCTCGTCGCGGGCGATCGCCTCCGGCGGGCAGAACACCGACCGCCCGTCACGGATCTGCGGCACGCCGATGAGGTCCTCGGGGGCGAGCTGGGTGCCCAGCAGACTGACGCACTCAAGTCCCAGGGACTCGGCGAACTCCCTTACCAGGGAGGACTTTCCGATGCCGGGGGCGCCCCAGAGAAAGACGGGGCGGACGGTCGCGAGACCGAGCAGAAGTTCAGGTATTCGGGCGGGAGTGACGGTGACGGCAGCCTGCAAAGCAGGTGGCTCCTCAAGTCTGTTCGAGCAGGTTCGACTGCGAACAGTGTGTGCGTACGACCGTTTCGGCGCACCCGGTTTTCAGGCGGCCCGCTCCTCCGGCTCAGCGTCCAGCGGTACCTGCGGCCCGTCCACCTCACGCAGCCAGCGGCGCAGGACGTGGTGGATGTGCTCGGCGCCGGCGAGTTCCTGGGTGTCGTCGACCGGGGCGGACAGGGCGACGGGCGACAGCAGGAAGGCCTTCGCCTGGGCGCCGCCGAGGCCGCCGTGCGAGCCGATCTGCTCCTCGAAGGCGAGGACTTCGCCGTCCGCGGGGTCGTACCAGGAGTTGACCATGATGTCGGCGGCGTGCGGGAAGGAGTGGGTGCGGCGGACCGCTTCGGCGGCGCCCGGGCCGAAGTCCTTGAGGGGGCCCGGGTCCTCGTCGAGTCGGTCCAGCGGGATCTCGGTGCCGTACGGGCCGAGCACGACACCGCCGTGCTGTTCGCTGCGGACGAGGACGAAGCCGATGCCGGGGTGGTTGGCGAGCGTGGTCAGCAGGGCGGGGTGGCGGGCGTCGATCTCCTCCTTGCTCATCCGGTGCGGGACGTCCGGGAAGGAGACGAGGCCGAGATTGCCGGAGGCCAGCACCAGCGGCTCCGTCCGGCGCGCCGGACGGTACTGCTCGCCGCCCTCCTCGACCGGCCTGTGCAGCGCGGCACGTACCGCGGCGCGGGCCTCGGCGCCGCTGTGGGTGCGCTGTGCCTTGCGCGGCACGGGCAGCCCGCAGCCGGCCCGCACCAGGTCGCCGAGGGAGAGGCCGTAGCGGGCCCGGAAGGTCTCGCCGGGGCTCTGCCCGTGGTCCGACAGCACGACGATCCGGTACGGCCGCGGTGCGTGCTCGGCGACCTTCCCGATCAGCGCGAGCGCCCGGTCGAGACGTTCGAGGACCTTCTCGGCGTCGCGGCTCATCGGCCCGGAGTGGTGCGCCACTTCGTCGTACGCCACCAGGTCCGCGTAGACGGCGGTGCGCCCGGCGAGCATGTCGCCCATCACCGCGGCGACCACGACGTCCCGTTCGACGACGGTCGCGAAGGCGCGGATGAAGGGGTAGAGGCCGCCGCGTTTGACGCGCGGGCGGACCTTGCGGAAGCGGGCCCGGGTGGACTGGCCGATCTCCCGCCCGACCTCGGCGATGAAGGACAGCGCGGTGCGCACGGCGTTCGCCGGGTCGGAGAAGTACGCGAAGTAGCCCGCCCGGGAGCGGTTCTCCCGGCCTCGCCGCCTGGTGGCGATGGACAGCACGAGGGCCTGTTCGTCGGCGCCTCCGCTGAACAGGTTGCCGCGGCTGGCGCCGTCGGCGGAGAGCAGTCCGGCGTCGCCGGTGCGCTCGACGGCGCGGCGCTGGAGTTCGGCGGCGCTGGTCGGGCGGTTGCTGACCATCACCTCGCGGCGGTCCTTCTCGTACCAGCGGAACGCGGGGATGTCGTAGTTGCTGCCGTGCAGGATGCCGAGCTGGCTGGCGCCGGTCTGGCTGGACCAGTCGGTGCGCCACGGGGTGAGCCGGTGGGTGGGTCTGGCCCGGTCGCCGGTGCCCAGCCAGCGGGCGACGGTCGGCATGAGGCCCTTGCCGACCGCGTCCAGCAGGACGTCGTGGCCGACGCCGTCGAGTTGCAGGAAGACGGTGCCGTGGGTGGCGGGGCAGGGCGGCCCGGAGCCGCGGCGGCGGTCGGCGAGACGGTACAGGCGGCGGCGGTAGGCGTCGTCGTCGCGCACGGCCAGGGCACCGCCGGTGGCCGAGGCGACGGCGGACATCACAGCGGCGACCACGACGCCGGTCTCCCAGGCGACGGCGCCGCGCTCGGTGGGGTTGAGGCGCAGTGCCACCAGCAGCAGCCCGCCGTTGAGGAAGAACACCAGCAGGCCCAGGACCAGCGCGGGCACCAGCAGCAGGAGCCGGACGAGGAGCGGCCACACCACGGCCGACAGCACACCGAAGGCGCCCGCGCCGAACGCGGCGGTCATCGCTATGTCGGTGGCGCTGTCACCGTCGGCGGACCGCAGCTGGAAGTCGGGCAGGAGGCCGGCGAGTACGAGCATGGTGGCCGTGGAGACCGCCCATACGGCGATACTCCGGCCGCTCTGACTGACGACCCGCCGCCAACGCCCACGATGCACGCGTCCAGCGTGGCATACCGGGTTTCGGGCGAGGGAGGTTGTCGGTCGGGTGCGGGTTCGTTGTGGCTGGTCGCGCC contains:
- a CDS encoding alkaline phosphatase family protein; the protein is MHRGRWRRVVSQSGRSIAVWAVSTATMLVLAGLLPDFQLRSADGDSATDIAMTAAFGAGAFGVLSAVVWPLLVRLLLLVPALVLGLLVFFLNGGLLLVALRLNPTERGAVAWETGVVVAAVMSAVASATGGALAVRDDDAYRRRLYRLADRRRGSGPPCPATHGTVFLQLDGVGHDVLLDAVGKGLMPTVARWLGTGDRARPTHRLTPWRTDWSSQTGASQLGILHGSNYDIPAFRWYEKDRREVMVSNRPTSAAELQRRAVERTGDAGLLSADGASRGNLFSGGADEQALVLSIATRRRGRENRSRAGYFAYFSDPANAVRTALSFIAEVGREIGQSTRARFRKVRPRVKRGGLYPFIRAFATVVERDVVVAAVMGDMLAGRTAVYADLVAYDEVAHHSGPMSRDAEKVLERLDRALALIGKVAEHAPRPYRIVVLSDHGQSPGETFRARYGLSLGDLVRAGCGLPVPRKAQRTHSGAEARAAVRAALHRPVEEGGEQYRPARRTEPLVLASGNLGLVSFPDVPHRMSKEEIDARHPALLTTLANHPGIGFVLVRSEQHGGVVLGPYGTEIPLDRLDEDPGPLKDFGPGAAEAVRRTHSFPHAADIMVNSWYDPADGEVLAFEEQIGSHGGLGGAQAKAFLLSPVALSAPVDDTQELAGAEHIHHVLRRWLREVDGPQVPLDAEPEERAA
- a CDS encoding vWA domain-containing protein; the encoded protein is MSRTRGAKQAKKDLAAEAFAEGMRLVRANRALAAVGFSTCRKEDCPLAPASGLVRVDSDGILHAHPTRRADPADWAWAIAHGIIHLGFGHVPAKEGRRTQPDRYDLAARCAVVNRFLLGFSIGRTPDALPPGYPDGDEEQLAARWRRDGIPGAYEHCGTAGGDPDQLLVPWDTWMGGTPKNWQLDFAHALTRTVATAMDVAGGRRDSMRGGPTRLQPWERALSWFVSSYPLLGGIAAGVTLVADAELARAHGISVAAVDAEAAEIYINPLRELDDEEWRFVLAHEMLHAALRHGDRCGPRDPYLFNVACDYVINGWLTEMQIGTMPDGLLHDPGLGGLSAEEVYDRIAGDLRRMRRLSTLRGKGVGDILGGPLGSPRDYVDLDEFYRRGLCQGLDLHQQQERGFLPGGLVEEIRALSHPPLPWDAQLARWFDEFVPRPEPVRSYARPSRRQSSTPDIPRAGRYFPPEEIARCTFGVVLDTSGSMDRTLLGKALGAIASYAEARDVPAARVVFCDAAPHDAGFLPVTEIAGRVRVRGRGGTVLQPGIDLLHRADDFPPGAPMLVITDGDCDTLRVRREHAYLIPQGARLPFTARGPVFRVR
- a CDS encoding ATP-binding protein; its protein translation is MQAAVTVTPARIPELLLGLATVRPVFLWGAPGIGKSSLVREFAESLGLECVSLLGTQLAPEDLIGVPQIRDGRSVFCPPEAIARDEPYCLFLDELNAATPDVQKAFYSLILDRRIGNYELPKGSIVIGAGNRATDNALARPIASALINRLAHVHLEASAKDWLAWAAGNGIHPWILDHLTDRPDHLWSKPPKTEEPFSTPRSWHMLSDAMHSFGAELDEETLKIVAHGTLTPAHAVAFCGYVKIVRSQYGIEAIIKGDARWPHRMQDRDLLYYLAESFRGRLVKELPASKEHLSASGQQMAYRAKSLLVQLAEISVEVAQSVIAPDTDGNPLLPAWFLVEAARDMPRLVEARQ